The Flavobacterium sp. K5-23 genome segment ATTTAGAACAAATCAATCAAAATTTCAAGTCCAAAAACAATTTCATAAATATAATTAATGAATTTTCTTTGGCCAGAAAAAGCAACTTGTTTAGCCTAAAAGTAAGCCTACTAAATACAGATAGTTCCTTAAAATCGTCTATAACTCAAAACAATGATTTCGACTCCAACTTAGATTTGGATAAAAAATCTATTCAAATTAATCCGTCGTGGATAAAAAGCTGGAGTTCAAAATTTCAGTCGACTATTGCGTCTAGAATTTCATATACAGATTTACAATTTTCAATTGATCGAAATTCATTTTGGAGATTTGAACCGAGTGTGAATTTGGGATACAATTTCAACATCCTAAACAAACTATCCTTTAATTATTCATTAAACCACGAATTACCATCGATTAACCAATTGCAGAACAATACGTTTATATCAGATTTTCAAACTTTGCATAATAATAGTTTAGTCTCCTTTAAACAGCTAATCCCTAGAAACGAATTCTCATTAGATTATCTAAATATAAACACTAAAACTCAAAGCGTATTTTTTTCTAAATTGACGTATAGCATTACTGAAAAATTTATTTCGAATAATGGAAACTATCAAAACAACTGGGCCGAGAATCAATTCATTATAACAAATAATCAAAAACTTCTAAATGGTATGGCTTATTATGATTTGAAATTTAAAAAAATGCCGTTTTCCATAAAAAACACATTTGCTTTTTTAAGTACTGATGGGTTTTCACAATTTAACGGCGTAAACAACAATGTGAAATCGCAAGTCCTCTCGAGTAAACAACAACTAATTTCTAACATAAAAAATGCTTGGATACAATTTGATCTTGGTTTCAATTTCAGGCAAACCCAATTCAATCAATCCATTAATTCTTTTTCAAACAAAACCGAAGCATATCAACTGTCCTTTAATTTACGCGGTAAAATCAAAGACAAGTTAAAATGGGATATAGGGATTAATAGAGATTATCAAAACTCAAGTTACACCTCAAACAGGATTGACTTCCTTAATTCCAATATTCAATACATCATATCCAAAAAGCTTAAATTAAGCTGTAATGGGTTTAATCTTTTGAATTTAGACAATAGCAAGATTGTAAAAACTAGTTTCAACGAAATTTATTTTACAGAAACAATCACTAAAATAATGCCTGGATATATATTATTTGGTTTGAATTATTCATACTAAAAAATCCAACAAACTAATTATCTTTACGAAATGGTATTAGTCACAGGAGGAACAGGTTTAGTAGGCGCTCATTTATTACTTCATTTGATTGAAAATGGGGAAAACGTACGTGCCATTTATCGAAAAACAGAAAGCATTGATAAAACGAAATCCTTATTCGATTTATACAAAAAATCAAGTTTGTTTGAGGCTATTCAATGGATGCAAGCGGATATCACGGACACCCCTTCTTTAGAAAATGTTTTTAGAGATGTTGACTTTGTCTATCATTGTGCCGCCTTAATTTCTTTTGATCCTAAAGAAGAAGATTTAGTTAGGAAAACTAATATCGAAGGAACGGCAAATATGGTGAATTTTTGTCTTGCCAAGGGAATCCAAAAACTATGTTATTTGAGTTCTATAGCTGCCCTTGGGGATTTGGCTCCCCACGAAAAAATAATCACTGAGGAAACCGAATGGAATCCCGAAAAACCACATAGCGATTATGCCATTTCTAAATATGGCGCCGAAATGGAAATATGGCGTGGTCAGCAAGAAGGTTTGGATGTTGTGGTTTTAAACCCGGGAATTATCATTGGCCCTGGTTTTAGAGAACAGGGAAGTGGAAAGCTTTTCTCGAAAGTAGCTAGCGGCATGTCTTATTATACTTTAGGCAAAACTGGATTTGTGGCTGTTACGGATGTCGTTCAAATCGCTTTCCAATTAATGAAAAGTGAAATGCAAAACGAGCGTTTTACCCTCATTGCACAAAATATTGTATTCAGAGAAGTGATCAATAGCATTGCTGACTCCTTAAAGGTCAAGAAACCCAGTGTTCATGCAAAACCGTTTCTCATTGAAATAGGATGGAGAATAGATTGGCTATTGGCAGTTGTTTTTAATCGAAATAGAGAGTTGACTCGCGCCACTGCAAAAGCATCTTATAGTGTTCAAGAATATTCTAATGAAAAAATCAAGACCGCAATAAAAAAAGATTTCATTGATGTACATCAGTACATTAATGAAATCTCTCGTTTATAATCTCGCTATTTATTCTTTTTTTAAACGTTCCCTTCTTTGTTTTATTTTTTCAGGAATCAGCTTTTTTAATGTTAAAGAATCTTTTAGTTTCAAATCAGCATTTTTCTTTTTCAACAATACTGCATTCTTCTTTTCCTCAATCTTGACCAATGAATCCGTCACAGCTTTTTCATTCTCAATTCGCTTCGTGATTTTTTCAAACATAATCTTATATTCTCCATAATTTGAAGCATAATAAACATTATTTTGAGCAAATTGAAGACTATCTATCTTGTACTTTTTATAAATATATTTTGAAGGGTTTATATTATTGGTCTCTAAAGAAGCAGGGTTTTGATATTTTATCGCGTCCAAAATAGTCAAATCATAAATAACTTCTTCCATCATCTCTTTTTCAATAAGACGTTCTGGCTTTATGATTCCTTCCTCTTTACAGCTTATAAACACTGCCAAAATCGTTAAAAGTGATAGTATTTTTTTCATTTTTTATCGGTCAAATAACAAACGTTTTCCTGCGCGTATTTCTTTTACTTTAAAAGCGGAATAAACTAATTGTCCGTTTACAAGAGTATGCGTAATTCTTGATTTGAATGTAAACCCTTCAAAAGGCGACCATCCACATTTAGCAAGAATATTTTCTTTCTTAACGCTCCATGGCAAACCTGAATTCACAATAACTAAATCGGCATAATAACCCACTCTGATAAAACCTCTTTTTTCAATTTTGAAAATTTTGGCTGGGTTATGACACATTTTCTCCACAATTTTCTCAATGCTTATTTTACCCTTGTGATACCCTTCAAACATAGCCACTACGGCATGTTGTACTAATGGCCCTCCAGAAGGCGCTTTTAGATACGGCTGTTTCTTTTCTTCTAAAGTATGAGGCGCGTGATCAGTAGCGATAACATCAATTCTATCATCAAGTAAAGCTTCCCAAAGCGCATCACGGTCTTTAGCCGTTTTAACCGCAGGGTTCCATTTTATTAGATTCCCTTTAGTGGCATAATCATCATTTGTAAACCAAAGATGATGCACACAAACTTCGGCAGTGATTTTCTTGTCTTCCAATGGGATTTTATTGGTAAACAAATCCATTTCTTTGGCAGTGGAAAGATGAAAAACGTGCAAGCGAGCACCTGTTTTCTTAGCAAGCGCTACTGCTTTAGAAGACGATATATAACAAGCTTCTTCTGAACGAATAAGGTGATGTGCCGTTACAGGTACATCCTCACCATATTCAGCAATATATTTTTCGGTGTTGTTTTTAATTGTCGTTTCATCTTCACAATGAACAGCGATTAACAACGGAGTACTGGAAAATATTTTCTCTAACGTAGCCTCATTATCAACTAACATATTTCCTGTTGAAGATCCTAAAAATATTTTTATTCCGGCAACATTTTTAGGATTTGTTTTTAGAACTTCTTCTAAATTATCATTGGTTGCTCCCATCATAAACGAATAATTCGCATAAGATTTTTGTGCCGCCAGTTGGTATTTTTCTTCTAATATTTCTTGGGTAACCGCATTAGGAACCGTATTCGGTTGCTCGATAAAAGAAGTAATCCCACCAGCTACTGCTGCTCTGGATTCCGACTCAATATCTCCCTTATGTGTAAGTCCTGGCTCTCTGAAATGCACCTGATCATCGATGGCACCTGGCATCAAATAATTCCCTTCAGCATCAATAATCTTACATTGAGAAGACTTGGCACTTATGCTTTCTGCTATTTCAACAATTAAGTCGTTCTCAATTAAAACATCGCCCTCAAAAATCACCCCTTCATTTACTATTTTGGCATTCTTAATTAAAACACAATTCATTGCAATTATTTATAAAGTATTTATTAATTTTTTTAATCTAAGAGCTATAACTCCCCATACGGCCTCCACTATAATAGAATTACTCATCTTAGAGACCCCTTTTGTTCTATCGGTAAAAATTATAGGAACTTCGGTAATATTGAATTTTTTACAGTAAGTTCTGTATTTCATTTCAATTTGAAAAGCATAACCCACAAATTTTATTTTATCCAAATTCATCTCCTCGAGTACTTTCCTTTTGAAACAAACAAAACCCGCTGTGGCATCATGAATTTTCATTCCCGTTATAATGCGTACATAAACAGAGGCAAAATAAGACATCAAAACTCGGCTCAACGGCCAATTCACCACATTTACACCCGTAACATAACGAGAACCAATTGCTAAATCAGCATTTCCAAAATGACAAGCATTATATAACTTTTCCAGATCATTTGGATTATGGGAAAAATCGGCGTCCATTTCGAAAATATATTCGTATTTTTTAGCCAAAGCCCATTTAAAACCATGCACATAAGCAGTTCCTAATCCGGCTTTTTCCTTTCTTTGTTCCAAAAATAACTGGCCACTAAATTCTTCTTGTAGTTTAATGACTTTATCTGCAGTATGATCTGGAGAATTATCATCAATTATAAGAATATGAAAAGGTTTATGCTGAGAAAGCACCGACCTAATAATGCTCTCGATGTTTTCAATTTCGTTATAGGTAGGAATTATAACAATACAGTCGTTCATATTTCGAGTAATTTCACGGCAAAAGTAACCTTTTTATCGCATTTGATTCATAATAAATTTATAATAAAAAGAATGAAACAAAAAATTAGTAAATTTGCCTCGCTATGACTGAATACGTACTTGATCCAAGAATCACCGAAAACAAAGACTGGGCTACACTTTTATTTGTGTTGTCATTCGCTATTATTGCCATCACTAAATCCGCTTTTGAAAGTCGGTTTAGAGATTTTGTAAACCTTCTTTTCTCAGATAAATACAATAAAGTTTACAGAGACAGCAGCCAAATCAAAAGTGGATTTACCATCTCATTATTTTTTGTACAGATTATTTCACTGGCTTTTTTCATTCAGCTTACACTGAATCTCTTTGGTTATGCCTCAAAAACAGATTGGATACTTTACATCCAACTCTCCACCTTTCTTATCTTCTTTATTTTTGCAAAATATCTAATTGAAAAAATTATTGCTACAGCCTTTAATATTGAGGAATTCATGGAGCAATTCAATCTTCGAAAGGTTACTTATCGAACGTATATCGGATTATTCATACTCCCAATCAACATTATACTGTTCTATTACGATAGTATTCCCAAAATAATTCCAATCAGCATCGTAGCTATAGTACTGATTTCAAACATAATAACCTATGTCGCTTCAATTAAAAACCATCAAAATCTAATATTCGGCAAGTTGTTTTATTTTATTTTATATCTTTGCACTTTGGAAATAGCCCCCTATTTTTTTATGTATTATTGGTTTACAAAAGGTAGCGCTTAGAAAAAGTTAAATATGAAAGTGAAAACAATTTTGGTGTCACAACCCGAGCCTAAAGTGGAAAATTCTCCATACTTTGAGCTCCAACAAAAGCATAAAGTAAAAATTGATTTCAGACCTTTTATTCACATAGAAGGAGTTAATGCTAAAGAGATTCGACTACAAAAAATCGATCTTAATCATTATACTGCAATTATTTTAACCAGTAGAAATGCTGTAGATCATTTTTTCAGAGTAGCTGAGGAAATGCGTTTCAAAGTACCAGAAGGATTAAAATATTTCTGCCAATCTGAAGCTGTTGCATTCTACCTGCAAAAATACGTTGTCTATAGAAAACGTAAAATTTACGTAGGACCTAAAGACTTCGCAGACCTGTCTCCATTGATTAAAAAGTACAAAGACGAAAAATTTCTTTTACCCGCTTCAGATCAATTAAATGCTGATGCTCCAATCACTCTTAATAACTTAAAAGTAGACTGGACTCAAGCTGTTTTTTACAAGACTGTAATGAGTGATCTTTCGGATTTAGCTGATGTTTATTATGATGTTTTGGCTTTCTTTAGCCCTACAGGAATAAAATCATTGTTTAAAAACTTTCCAGACTTTGAACAAAACAATACTAGAATAGCGGTTTTCGGTAGCTCAACTCAAAAAGAAGCATTAGACCACGGTTTAAGAGTAGATATTCTTGCACCAACACCTAATACTCCTTCAATGACAATGGCACTAGAAAAATACATTGTAGAAGCAAACAAAGGAGCTAAATAAATTTAGAACCCCTTTAAAATATAAAAAAAAACCATTCGTCAAAACGAATGGTTTTTTTATGCCTTTACCCCAATTAAAACCTCAACCCGTCAATAATTGTTCTTTTTTAATTAAATTTGGTTTTCAATTAAAACTAAATTTAAGGTTTTAGTTTCAAATAGTAAATTATGAAAATTAATTCCCTGCAAATAGAAATAGACGGTATCGATAAAGAAATTTTAAGATTTCTAATGGAAGATGCCAGAAAACCCATACTTCAAATTGCCAATAAAATTGGAATTTCAGGAGCCGCTATCCACCAGCGATTGCGCAAGCTGGAACAATCTGGAGTGATATCGGGATCTAAATTTGTGGTGAACCAAAAAGTACTAGGATACAACACTATGGCCTTTGTTGGGATTTACCTTGACAAAGCAGCCCGAAATCCAGAAGCCGTAAGAGATTTAAGAAAAATCCCCGAAGTATTGGAATGTCATTACACCACCGGAAATTGGTCCATATTGATAAAAATTATCTGTAGAGACAATGAACATTTAATGCAATTACTCAACACTAAAATCCAGGCAATCGAGGGCGTTTCCAGAACAGAAACCTTTATTTCTCTAGACCAACAAATTGACAGACAGATACAGTTGTAAAATTTAAATATTTCAAAAAAAATCCCAAATCCCAATTTATCAAGATTGGGATTTGGGATTTAATATATTGCTTATTAATTGTTTCTAATCTCTTCGGCTTCCACCCATATATATCGAAATATAATATAGTAAAGTAGCAATAGACCCAAGCGCGGCTACAACATAAGTTCTAGCAGCCCATTTCAAGGCGTCTTTTGCTCCAGCTTGTTCTTGCTGCGTCAGCATTCTTTTACTCTCTAACCAAGCTAAGGCACGGTTACTGGCATCATACTCTACCGGCAAAGTTACTATCGAAAACAAGGTTGTTGCAGCAAAAATTACAATCCCTATCAACAATAACTGTGGAAAACTTTTCATCATAAAAATCCCCGCAAGTAGAATCCATTGCATATAAGTGGACGCGACATTTACAACAGGAACTAATTTAGAACGCATTGTCAACCACTCATACCCTACAGCGTGTTGTACCGCGTGACCACACTCGTGTGCAGCAACTGCAGCAGCCGCAGCATTGCGCTGGTTGTAAACGGCTTCACTAAGATTTACCGTTTTATTTACTGGATTATAATGATCCGTCAACTGACCCGATACCGAAATCACACGAACATCCCGAATTCCGTTATCAGCAAGCATTTTTTCCGCAATTTCAGCGCCTGACATTCCGTTTTGCAAGTGCAATTTAGAATACTGCTCAAACTTACTTTTCAGCCTTGAACTTACCAACCAACTCGCGAGCATAATGGCTCCGGCTAATATTAAATAACTCATTCCCATATTTTCTTTTTTTTACTAGTGAAAGTTACGAAAGAAACATCAAATTTGGAACCAATTTTACAGAATGTCAAATTGGCATTATTGAAAACCAATTTCCAAAAAACAGAAATTCCAAATTCCAATCGAAACATATTTCATTGGAATTTGGAATTTATAAAACTACCCCACCAAGTTGATAATTTTTCCAGGAACAATAATCACTTTATTTGGCGTTTTACCATCTAATTGTTTTATTGTTCTTTCGTCTTTCATGATGATTTCCTCGATTTGGTCTTTGGTTAAATCCAAAGGCAATTCGATTGTGAAACGCATTTTTCCGTTGAAAGAAACAGGATATTCTTTGCTGCTTTCTACCAAATGTTTTGGTTCGAATACAGGAAATGTCACAGTCGCAATTGAACCTGTATTTCCCAATAACGACCATAATTCTTCAGCAATATGAGGTGCGTAAGGCGAAATCACAATTGCCAATGGCTCTAGAATAGCACGAGAATGACAACCTTGAGTCGACAATTCATTCACACAAATCATAAACTGGGAAACCGAGGTATTGAATGAGAAATTCTCAATATCATCTGCCACTTTCTTAATGGTTTTATGTAATGTTTTTAAGTTGTCTTTCGTAGGCACTTCATCATTGACAATCATATTGTGTTCATCAAAATACAAACGACACAGTTTTTTTAAGAAACCAAAAACTCCCGAAATACCTGCAGTATTCCAAGGTTTTGCTTGTTCCAATGGTCCTAAGAACATTTCGTACAAACGTAAAGTATCCGCGCCATATTCGTTACAAATGTCGTCTGGCGTTACCACATTGTATTTCGATTTAGACATTTTTTCAACTTCGCGAGAAACCAAATATTTTCCATTAGTATCAGTTATAAAAATGGCATCTTTATAATCACGATAAAGGGGATGATTTTTAAACTTCTCAATGTCTAATTCATTTGATGCATTAATTAAAGCAACATCAACATGTAAATCTTGGATTTTATATTCTAAATTTTCTTCAAGTTCCTCATTATCGAAATTAATTAAACCCAATTTACTCAATTCTTTTCCTGTAATAACCTGTCCAAGCATTGCCTTTTCAGACGAAATAAAAATTGGTACTTTATTTAAGGTATGAATTCTATGTACAAAAGCACTTGTTCCCAAAATCATCCCCTGATTGATCAGTTTTTTGAATGGTTCTTCCGTTGGAGCAAATCCTTTGTCTTTAAGGAATTTATTCCAAAAACGAGAATACAACAAGTGACCGGTTGCGTGCTCGCTTCCGCCAATATATAAATCTACGCTTTCCCAATAAGCCAATGCTTCTTTGCTTGCAAATTCGTTGTCATTTCCTGCATCCATATAACGCATCCAGTACCATGAACTTCCTGCCCAACCTGGCATCGTGTTTAATTCTAAAGGAAAAACGGTGTTGTTGCCCACTAAATTTGTTTCAACCACTTTATTATTAGCGGTATCCCAAGCCCACACAGTTGCGTTTCCTAAAGGAGGCAAACCGTCTTCTGTTGGTAAATATTTCTCTACCTCTGGCAATACAATAGGTAAATGTTTTGCATCAATCATTTGCGGCAAGCCATTTACATAATATACCGGAAAAGGTTCTCCCCAATAGCGTTGACGGGAGAAAACCGCATCACGCAAGCGGTAATTGATTTTTCCGTAACCTTGGTTTAATTTTTCCAGTTCTTCGATTGCTTTCTTGGTCGATTCTTTATATGTCAATCCGTTTAAGAAATCAGAATTGGCAATAATCACATTATCTTTCGAACCGTAAGCCGCTTCAGAAATATCCACATTAGCAAAAATGTTTTTTATTTCCTGCATTCCGCTTTGTCCTTTAAAGAAATTAGCAAAAGCATAATCTCTTTCGTCGCCACAAGGAACCGCCATTACGGCACCTGTTCCGTATCCTGCCAAAACATAATCCCCAATCCAAACTGGAACTGGTTCTTTGGTAAAAGGATGTTCAGCATAAGCTCCTGTAAAAACCCCTGAAATGGTTTTAACATCAGCCATACGTTCTCTTTCGGAACGCTTAGATGATGCTAGTATATAATCGTTTATTTTATCTAAATATTCTGGCGTAGTGATTTCTTGAACCAAAGGGTGCTCTGGCGCCAAAGTCATAAACGTAACTCCAAAGATTGTGTCAGGTCTTGTCGTAAAAACTTCGATATTAGCTTCGTGTTCTTTTAATCTAAAAGAAACCATCGCCCCAACTGATTTTCCAATCCAGTTACGCTGACTTTCTTTGATGCTTTCGCTCCAATCGATATCGTTTAATCCTTGCAACAAACGCTCTGCATAAGCAGAAATACGCATACTCCATTGGGTCATTTTTTTTCGAACTACAGTGAAACCTCCACGTTCCGAAACTCCATTTACGATTTCGTCATTAGCCAAAACAGTTCCTAATCCAGGACACCAGTTTACTTCGGTCTCTGCTAAATACGTTAATCTGTATTGCAACAAAATCTTCTCTTGGGTATCTTTTGCGAAAGCGCTCCATTCATTTGCTGAAAAGCTTTCAATAGCATCATCGCAAACTGCATTGACAGTTGAATTTCCTTCTTTTTCGAATAAAGCAATCAAGGTCGAAATATCTTCGGCTTTGTCGTTATCTTTATTGTACCAAGAATTGAATAACTGGATAAAAATCCATTGTGTATGTTTGTAGTAATCCGGATTTGAAGTTCGCACTTCACGACTCCAGTCAAATGAAAAACCTATTTTATCTAATTGCTTTCTGTATCCTGCTATTTGGTTTCCCTCTTTGTCAAATCCACCATCAATGTTTACACGAGTAGTATCCTCAGGACGTTGCCCTGTTTGAATGGCATATTGTTCAGCCGGTAATCCAAAACTGTCATACCCCATTGGGTGCAACACGTTATAACCTTGATGTCTTTTATATCTAGAATACACATCCGAAGCAATGTAACCTAGAGGGTGTCCTACGTGCAGTCCTGCTCCAGAAGGATAAGGAAACATATCCAAAACGTAATGTTTTGGTTTTTCGGAAGTATTAGACGCAGCAAATGTTTGATTTTCTGCCCAGTATTTTTGCCATTTGGCTTCTATTTCAATCGGATTGTACTTCATTATATAGTTTCAAAGTTGCAAAGCTGCAAAGTTTCTAAGGTTTTTTATTTTAATATCAAGATGGCAAATTTACGTTTATTGTACGAAAATTGAAACTTTGGACGTTATTAACTTCAAATAAAGAAATTCTTTATTATTTTTACCCCATAATTAAAGTAAACTATGAGTTCTTCATTTGATAAATTTCAAAAACGCAGGTTAATTTCCTCTTATTTTTCAGTAGTACTAAGCATTTTCTTAGTTTTATTTCTATTGGGGGTATTAGGGTTGTTCATTATAAATTCGAAAAAACTAGCTGACGATTTCAAAGAAAAAATTGCCATGACGGTATTTTTCAAGAAAGAAGCAAATGATAGTATCATGAAAGCTTTTGGAGCAGAATTAAAAAAAGCTACTTATGCAAGATCTAATGTATATGTTACCAAAGAAGCAGCTGCAAAACAGCACACTGACATAATAGGTGAAGATTTCATGACTTTTCTAGGTGAAAATCCTTTGCAAAACTCTTATGACATCCATTTAAAAGCGGATTATGTAGAGAAAGACAGCATCGCTAAAATCGAGGCTAATTTGCGTAAAAACGTAATGATTTCAGACATTGTTTACGACAAACAATTGGTGAATTTAGTAAATGACAATATCAAAAAAGTAAGTTTGTGGATTTTAATAATCAGCGGATTCCTTACTTTTATTGCTGTTTTATTAATAAACAGTTCTCTTCGACTTTCGATACACTCTAATCGTTTTATTATAAAAACCATGCAAATGGTAGGCGCAACAAAATCGTTTATTAGAAAACCATTTGTGATGCGTAGTATAAAACTAGGGATGCTTGGAGCAATTCTTGCAATCCTTGCGTTGATTGGAGTTTTAATTTATGTTGAAACAAACTTTCCAGATCTTGGAATCTTGGAAAACAAAATACTTATTGTTTTAGTATTACTTGCAGTTTTAGGAATCGGGATTCTGATTACTTGGATAAGCACTTATTTTGCAACTCAAAAATTCTTGAATTTAAGAACAGACGATCTTTACTAGTTAGCAACTTTAATATTTAACTAAAAAATATTCAGCATTTTATAGATGCTGAAATAAATACAGCATAAATGAAAAACAACGAACACAAACAAGAATTTCTTTTTGAAAAGATCAACTATAAAATCTTGCTTATAGGTATTGCCGTAATTACTCTTGGATTCATATTGATGTCTGGTGGAGGAAGTGATGATCCAAATGTATTTAACGAAGCCGTGTTTAGTTTTAGAAGAATTCGTCTGGCTCCCACTACGGTTTTAATTGGTTTTGGAATCACGGTTTATGCTATTTTAAAAAATCCAAAAAAGGCATAAATGACTCTATTACAAGCTTTTCTTATTGCCGTTATCGAAGGATTAACGGAATACCTTCCTGTGTCTTCCACGGCACACATGATTTTCACAAGTTCTTATTTTGGAATCCAGGAAGATGATTTCGTGAAACTATTTCAGGTTTCAATCCAGTTTGGAGCCATATTAGCCGTTGTCGTTTTATACTGGAAGAAATTTTTTGACTTCTCTACCCCAAAAACCGCCATCAATTTCTATATTAAATTAGCGAGTGCTGTGGTTCCCGCTTTAGTATTGGGAAAATTATTTGATGATAAAATCGAAGCGGTTTTAGGAGACCCCATTCCTATTGCCATTGTTTTGATTCTGGGAGGAATCATATTGTTATTTATCGACAGCCGATTCAGAAACCCAACAGTACACCAAGAACAAGACATCACTGTTAAAAAAGCGGTTACCATAGGTTTCTGGCAATGTTTGGC includes the following:
- a CDS encoding NAD-dependent epimerase/dehydratase family protein → MVLVTGGTGLVGAHLLLHLIENGENVRAIYRKTESIDKTKSLFDLYKKSSLFEAIQWMQADITDTPSLENVFRDVDFVYHCAALISFDPKEEDLVRKTNIEGTANMVNFCLAKGIQKLCYLSSIAALGDLAPHEKIITEETEWNPEKPHSDYAISKYGAEMEIWRGQQEGLDVVVLNPGIIIGPGFREQGSGKLFSKVASGMSYYTLGKTGFVAVTDVVQIAFQLMKSEMQNERFTLIAQNIVFREVINSIADSLKVKKPSVHAKPFLIEIGWRIDWLLAVVFNRNRELTRATAKASYSVQEYSNEKIKTAIKKDFIDVHQYINEISRL
- a CDS encoding DUF4296 domain-containing protein — its product is MKKILSLLTILAVFISCKEEGIIKPERLIEKEMMEEVIYDLTILDAIKYQNPASLETNNINPSKYIYKKYKIDSLQFAQNNVYYASNYGEYKIMFEKITKRIENEKAVTDSLVKIEEKKNAVLLKKKNADLKLKDSLTLKKLIPEKIKQRRERLKKE
- a CDS encoding dihydroorotase, which encodes MNCVLIKNAKIVNEGVIFEGDVLIENDLIVEIAESISAKSSQCKIIDAEGNYLMPGAIDDQVHFREPGLTHKGDIESESRAAVAGGITSFIEQPNTVPNAVTQEILEEKYQLAAQKSYANYSFMMGATNDNLEEVLKTNPKNVAGIKIFLGSSTGNMLVDNEATLEKIFSSTPLLIAVHCEDETTIKNNTEKYIAEYGEDVPVTAHHLIRSEEACYISSSKAVALAKKTGARLHVFHLSTAKEMDLFTNKIPLEDKKITAEVCVHHLWFTNDDYATKGNLIKWNPAVKTAKDRDALWEALLDDRIDVIATDHAPHTLEEKKQPYLKAPSGGPLVQHAVVAMFEGYHKGKISIEKIVEKMCHNPAKIFKIEKRGFIRVGYYADLVIVNSGLPWSVKKENILAKCGWSPFEGFTFKSRITHTLVNGQLVYSAFKVKEIRAGKRLLFDR
- a CDS encoding polyprenol monophosphomannose synthase, which codes for MNDCIVIIPTYNEIENIESIIRSVLSQHKPFHILIIDDNSPDHTADKVIKLQEEFSGQLFLEQRKEKAGLGTAYVHGFKWALAKKYEYIFEMDADFSHNPNDLEKLYNACHFGNADLAIGSRYVTGVNVVNWPLSRVLMSYFASVYVRIITGMKIHDATAGFVCFKRKVLEEMNLDKIKFVGYAFQIEMKYRTYCKKFNITEVPIIFTDRTKGVSKMSNSIIVEAVWGVIALRLKKLINTL
- a CDS encoding DUF4271 domain-containing protein, whose amino-acid sequence is MTEYVLDPRITENKDWATLLFVLSFAIIAITKSAFESRFRDFVNLLFSDKYNKVYRDSSQIKSGFTISLFFVQIISLAFFIQLTLNLFGYASKTDWILYIQLSTFLIFFIFAKYLIEKIIATAFNIEEFMEQFNLRKVTYRTYIGLFILPINIILFYYDSIPKIIPISIVAIVLISNIITYVASIKNHQNLIFGKLFYFILYLCTLEIAPYFFMYYWFTKGSA
- a CDS encoding uroporphyrinogen-III synthase; translation: MKVKTILVSQPEPKVENSPYFELQQKHKVKIDFRPFIHIEGVNAKEIRLQKIDLNHYTAIILTSRNAVDHFFRVAEEMRFKVPEGLKYFCQSEAVAFYLQKYVVYRKRKIYVGPKDFADLSPLIKKYKDEKFLLPASDQLNADAPITLNNLKVDWTQAVFYKTVMSDLSDLADVYYDVLAFFSPTGIKSLFKNFPDFEQNNTRIAVFGSSTQKEALDHGLRVDILAPTPNTPSMTMALEKYIVEANKGAK
- a CDS encoding Lrp/AsnC family transcriptional regulator → MKINSLQIEIDGIDKEILRFLMEDARKPILQIANKIGISGAAIHQRLRKLEQSGVISGSKFVVNQKVLGYNTMAFVGIYLDKAARNPEAVRDLRKIPEVLECHYTTGNWSILIKIICRDNEHLMQLLNTKIQAIEGVSRTETFISLDQQIDRQIQL
- a CDS encoding zinc metallopeptidase encodes the protein MGMSYLILAGAIMLASWLVSSRLKSKFEQYSKLHLQNGMSGAEIAEKMLADNGIRDVRVISVSGQLTDHYNPVNKTVNLSEAVYNQRNAAAAAVAAHECGHAVQHAVGYEWLTMRSKLVPVVNVASTYMQWILLAGIFMMKSFPQLLLIGIVIFAATTLFSIVTLPVEYDASNRALAWLESKRMLTQQEQAGAKDALKWAARTYVVAALGSIATLLYYISIYMGGSRRD